In a genomic window of Passer domesticus isolate bPasDom1 chromosome 3, bPasDom1.hap1, whole genome shotgun sequence:
- the GPR63 gene encoding probable G-protein coupled receptor 63: MVFSAMLTLAHSGTSNATFIVYENAYTNFTTPQFLLHSGTTQPLSYSSGAVLTTERSTFLVNTTAILPSQEVFKSLSLPLQIILSAAMIFILLVSFLGNFVVCLMVYQKAAMRSAINILLASLAFADLLLAVLNMPFALITIITTQWIFGDIFCRVSAMFFWLFVVEGVAILLIISIDRFLIIVQRQDKLNPYRAKILIVISWAASFVVAFPLSVGNPNLQIPSRAPQCVFGYSTSPGYRAYVIVILLIAFFIPFLVMLYSFMGILNTVRHNAVRIHSHPDSICLSQASKLGLMSLQRPFQMNIDMSFKTRAFTTILILFLVFIVCWAPFTTYSLIATFNSHFYYKHNFFEISTWLLWLCYLKSALNPLIYYWRIKKFHDACLDLMPRFFKFLPQLPGHTRRRIRPSAIYVCGEHRSVV, translated from the coding sequence ATGGTTTTCTCAGCAATGTTGACGCTGGCCCACTCTGGGACCTCAAATGCTACTTTCATTGTTTATGAAAATGCCTATACGAATTTTACCACTCCCCAGTTCTTACTTCATAGTGGCACAACACAGCCATTGAGCTATAGTTCAGGTGCTGTGCTCACCACTGAGAGAAGTACTTTCCTAGTAAACACCACAGCTATCCTGCCGTCACAAGAAGTTTTCAAGAGCTTGAGTTTGCCACTCCAGATCATTCTTTCTGCTGCTATGATATTTATCTTATTGGTTTCTTTCCTTGGAAACTTCGTTGTCTGCCTGATGGTCTACCAGAAGGCAGCTATGAGATCTGCAATTAATATCCTCTTAGCAAGCCTGGCTTTTGCagacctgctgctggcagtgctgaacATGCCATTTGCTCTGATAACAATCATTACCACTcagtggatttttggggatatATTTTGCAGAGTTTCTGCCATGTTCTTCTGGCTTTTTGTTGTAGAGGGGGTAGCCATTCTTCTTATCATTAGTATTGACCGATTTCTTATCATAGTTCAGAGGCAAGATAAACTGAACCCCTACCGTGCAAAGATTCTTATTGTGATTTCCTGGGCAGCATCCTTTGTTGTTGCTTTTCCATTATCAGTAGGGAATCCTAATCTGCAGATACCCTCGAGAGCacctcagtgtgtttttggctACTCTACAAGCCCAGGTTACCGAGCCTACGTGATAGTTATCTTGCTAATTGCTTTTTTTATTCCATTCCTGGTCATGCTGTATTCTTTTATGGGCATCCTCAACACTGTCCGCCACAACGCAGTTCGTATCCATAGCCACCCTGATAGCATATGTCTCAGCCAGGCCAGCAAACTTGGTCTCATGAGCCTACAGAGACCTTTTCAGATGAATATTGATATGAGCTTTAAAACTCGTGCCTTCACAACCATCCTGATTTTGTTCCTTGTCTTCATAGTCTGTTGGGCACCATTCACCACTTACAGCCTTATTGCCACGTTCAACAGCCACTTCTACTACAAGCACAACTTTTTTGAGATAAGCACTTGGCTCCTTTGGCTCTGCTACCTCAAGTCTGCACTGAATCCACTGATTTACTACTGGAGGATTAAGAAGTTTCATGATGCATGCTTAGACTTGATGCCCAGATTCTTCAAGTTCTTGCCACAGCTCCCAGGCCATACGAGGCGGCGCATCCGGCCCAGTGCCATCTACGTGTGTGGGGAGCATCGGTCGGTCGTTTGA